One Solibacillus sp. R5-41 DNA segment encodes these proteins:
- a CDS encoding N-acetylmuramoyl-L-alanine amidase — MSFKKISFLVVILLFSLFNVQNVQASITFTDLASSHPAYDEIQYLIELGVLEGSIENGKRVFKPSDSVTRGQAAKMVVVATGEKPLVVTKSSFSDIDLKKSAALSGYVERAVKLGYFSEYSPGKFAPKTPLTRNEMSKVLATAFQLNIEQTEKLSLPFNDVAANDPYYKYIAAIYYNGITNGTANSTKYSAKDPVTRAQFSSFVARASSDKYRLDLPVQGVHVPNESDAIGKVFVAVDNLNVRSSASSDNATNILGKVNTGKALSVFEEQGYWLKISYNGQYAFVAKEFTKTAQQPVEGTPEKPVEEKPEQPVEVKPEKPTEVKPENPTEVKPEKPVEVKPGKPTEETPEQPTEQPIEIPTTDTETIAIATVNGLNIRESDSASATSLGKIDRGTSVNVLSFAGHWVEIDHQGTVGYVDKRFVRLKNTTENPVKDRIIIIDPGHGGKDPGTMSGQAVEKSIVFKVSQLVQQKLEADGAKVLMTRTGDTYPSLDDRHKFATNNYGEMFVSIHANSATSTSAKGTETYYSVTSNENEKEDLVLATNINNEIVKNASMSNRGVKRADFVVIKNLKIPAVLVELGFVSNEEDRTKLLSDQYIETFAQSIYNGIVEYYGRK, encoded by the coding sequence GTGTCATTTAAAAAAATTAGTTTTTTAGTAGTTATACTTTTGTTTTCACTATTTAATGTTCAAAATGTACAAGCATCGATTACTTTTACGGATCTTGCTTCATCACATCCGGCCTATGATGAAATTCAATACTTGATCGAATTAGGCGTTTTGGAGGGCTCGATCGAAAACGGTAAACGAGTTTTCAAGCCATCTGATTCAGTAACGCGCGGACAGGCTGCTAAGATGGTCGTTGTGGCAACAGGTGAAAAGCCATTAGTCGTAACGAAATCATCGTTTTCAGATATTGACTTAAAGAAAAGTGCGGCATTGTCAGGTTATGTGGAGCGTGCAGTGAAGCTAGGCTATTTCAGCGAATATTCGCCTGGGAAATTTGCACCGAAAACACCACTTACTCGTAATGAAATGAGTAAAGTATTGGCAACTGCCTTTCAATTAAACATTGAGCAAACTGAAAAATTATCGCTGCCGTTTAATGATGTCGCAGCAAATGATCCGTACTATAAATATATTGCGGCGATTTACTATAATGGAATAACGAATGGGACAGCCAATTCGACAAAGTATAGCGCGAAGGACCCTGTGACACGTGCGCAATTTTCATCATTCGTTGCGCGCGCTTCATCGGATAAGTATCGCCTAGACCTTCCTGTTCAAGGAGTCCACGTTCCGAATGAATCGGATGCAATCGGTAAAGTATTTGTAGCGGTGGATAATTTAAATGTACGTTCAAGTGCTTCCAGTGACAATGCAACAAACATTTTGGGGAAGGTAAATACAGGGAAGGCGCTTTCTGTATTTGAGGAGCAAGGGTATTGGCTGAAAATATCTTATAATGGTCAATATGCATTTGTGGCGAAAGAATTTACTAAAACAGCGCAACAACCTGTTGAAGGAACACCTGAAAAGCCGGTTGAGGAAAAGCCGGAACAGCCAGTTGAAGTTAAGCCAGAAAAACCAACAGAAGTAAAACCCGAAAATCCGACTGAAGTAAAACCGGAAAAACCAGTTGAGGTAAAACCGGGAAAACCAACAGAAGAAACACCGGAACAACCGACAGAACAACCTATCGAAATTCCGACAACGGATACAGAAACAATTGCAATTGCGACGGTAAATGGTTTAAATATCCGTGAAAGTGATTCAGCAAGCGCTACTTCACTCGGGAAAATTGATCGAGGTACGAGCGTTAATGTCCTTTCATTCGCAGGTCATTGGGTAGAAATTGACCATCAAGGTACAGTAGGCTATGTGGATAAACGATTTGTCCGTTTGAAAAATACGACGGAAAACCCAGTGAAGGATCGCATAATTATAATCGACCCAGGACATGGTGGAAAAGACCCTGGAACGATGAGTGGTCAAGCCGTTGAAAAGTCCATTGTGTTTAAAGTAAGTCAATTAGTGCAGCAAAAGTTAGAAGCAGATGGTGCGAAAGTATTGATGACACGAACTGGGGATACGTATCCATCACTTGATGATCGCCATAAGTTTGCAACGAATAATTATGGCGAAATGTTTGTTAGTATTCATGCCAATTCAGCAACGAGCACTTCTGCCAAAGGGACAGAAACGTATTATAGTGTTACTTCGAATGAAAACGAAAAAGAGGACCTCGTTTTAGCGACGAATATTAATAACGAAATCGTTAAAAATGCGAGCATGTCGAATCGTGGAGTGAAGCGTGCAGACTTTGTTGTCATCAAAAATTTAAAAATTCCAGCTGTCTTAGTGGAACTAGGATTTGTAAGTAATGAAGAAGATCGTACAAAGTTACTGAGTGATCAGTACATCGAAACGTTTGCACAGTCTATTTATAATGGGATTGTGGAGTATTACGGAAGAAAGTAA
- a CDS encoding C40 family peptidase gives MKKRILLPIFAAFMIFAGTDTNTAQAASTSELTTVAYDYIGVPYVYGGTTAKGLDCSGYTSIVFSKLGHDLNRTAAEQYKQGTAVSKANLKTGDLVFFNTTGSVSHVGIYLGNNEFIHAGTSTGVTVAKLNSSYWAKRYIGAKRVASFDGSKVVASTGEVKDAAIDFSVYASRGEVAIQLAKAMGLDTSDKNSPFADVKSTSKHAGAVTALHKMGVFTGDENGKFNPSSPFTRAQLAKVLVAAFNLEQKGDFKTFTDVSKSHYASNDISVLASNGITMGKGDGTFGINDNVKLTDLTTFINRIQ, from the coding sequence GTGAAAAAAAGAATTTTATTACCGATCTTTGCAGCGTTTATGATTTTTGCAGGGACGGATACAAATACAGCACAAGCAGCATCAACTTCAGAATTAACAACAGTAGCATATGATTATATTGGGGTACCTTATGTATATGGAGGTACTACAGCAAAAGGTTTAGACTGTTCAGGGTATACGAGCATCGTTTTTAGCAAGCTTGGCCATGACTTAAACCGTACAGCTGCTGAGCAGTATAAACAAGGGACAGCCGTTTCAAAAGCCAATTTAAAAACGGGCGACTTAGTGTTCTTTAATACTACGGGTAGTGTTTCACACGTAGGGATTTATTTAGGTAATAACGAATTCATTCATGCTGGGACAAGCACAGGTGTAACAGTGGCTAAATTAAATTCTTCTTATTGGGCAAAACGCTATATCGGCGCGAAACGTGTAGCAAGTTTTGATGGTAGTAAAGTGGTAGCATCCACAGGTGAAGTAAAAGATGCAGCAATAGACTTTTCGGTTTATGCATCTCGTGGTGAAGTAGCAATCCAGTTAGCAAAAGCAATGGGTCTAGATACATCGGATAAAAACTCACCATTTGCAGACGTTAAATCTACTTCAAAGCATGCTGGAGCAGTAACAGCATTACATAAAATGGGCGTATTTACAGGCGATGAAAATGGAAAATTCAATCCAAGTTCTCCATTTACACGTGCACAATTAGCAAAGGTTTTAGTAGCTGCATTTAATTTAGAGCAAAAGGGTGATTTCAAGACATTTACTGATGTTTCTAAATCTCACTATGCTTCAAATGATATTTCTGTTTTAGCATCAAACGGCATCACAATGGGTAAAGGTGATGGCACATTCGGCATTAATGATAATGTGAAGCTAACGGACTTAACAACTTTCATTAACCGCATCCAATAA
- a CDS encoding S-layer homology domain-containing protein has translation MFKKIFGLAIAAMLFLSISTQSKTYANDIQGHLMVHELTYWANLDVIRPDAKGNYNPNRAVTRGEFASYITRALNLPASTSHVFKDLKPGEERTLEIQAAAGSNILSGYPDGTFRPNEKITRQHMAALLQRALNYSKVPLEGAPLTFKDNNKIGDQFKPAVATSVYYNIIRGSQTSKGIYFDPQGSSTIAHASAFLYRMNTTIEKYGAGVDEEDGDENGTEVPPPLPPANSNSYYIGKLSNGEITKNPTVYFNYEQAESALKSSSSQLIFKGDKIVNMPSGIASAADTAANTVTIYADKEFKKSLTYAVEGSELKYYSNTEKYAIVQLADTKGYAKMDEVTLTPTSLIKGQNTYYVAGGFLTHKTYNHIKQAYHGDYVVGEAPAFMKPGTNYYSQDGVNFYSDVLLTKKVGTHYPYFQFTTLRQHSNYTAEELDSIIMTMLAERQATGLARYANATVESRLIGMGPLLKQVEASHNVNALFILAASMHESDYGISVNSLEKNNIFGIKVYDSDTTLGTSYPSRDDSVMAFLNQYVNLNYAPQSGKFAKGAAPGNKTAGMNVHYASDPFWGSKIAGHMYRMDSRFGQKDFNQVKRAFVANNGDLVNARAEASATSTKVFTYQPKNVGETAVFGYPVAIVEEMTGDDGYVWYKLLSDEVPPSQYVWVRSDLVKVIPNN, from the coding sequence GTGTTCAAAAAAATATTCGGACTCGCGATCGCAGCAATGCTATTCTTGTCCATTTCAACACAGTCGAAAACGTATGCAAATGATATACAAGGGCATTTAATGGTCCACGAACTTACATATTGGGCAAATTTAGACGTCATTCGCCCAGATGCAAAGGGGAATTACAATCCAAACCGCGCCGTTACTCGTGGGGAATTTGCTTCCTATATTACGCGTGCACTTAATTTACCAGCATCAACTTCACATGTATTTAAAGATTTAAAGCCTGGCGAGGAGCGTACACTTGAAATTCAAGCGGCTGCTGGCTCAAATATTTTAAGTGGCTATCCTGATGGAACTTTCCGACCAAATGAAAAGATTACTCGTCAGCACATGGCAGCACTTTTACAAAGAGCATTAAATTATTCGAAAGTCCCGCTAGAAGGGGCACCGCTTACGTTTAAAGATAACAATAAAATAGGCGACCAATTCAAACCGGCTGTTGCGACAAGTGTATACTACAATATTATTCGTGGTTCACAAACGTCTAAAGGGATTTATTTCGATCCACAAGGTTCTTCAACAATTGCGCACGCTTCTGCATTTTTATATCGGATGAACACAACGATTGAGAAGTACGGTGCAGGGGTAGATGAAGAAGACGGCGATGAAAACGGAACAGAAGTACCACCGCCCCTACCACCGGCAAATTCAAATAGTTATTATATTGGAAAATTGTCAAATGGGGAAATCACAAAAAATCCGACTGTTTACTTTAATTATGAGCAAGCAGAGTCAGCACTAAAAAGCTCTTCCTCACAGCTTATTTTTAAAGGGGATAAAATCGTCAATATGCCAAGCGGAATTGCATCTGCTGCAGACACAGCTGCCAATACTGTTACGATTTATGCAGATAAAGAGTTTAAGAAATCCTTAACATATGCAGTAGAAGGTTCGGAGCTAAAATACTATAGCAACACTGAAAAATATGCGATCGTCCAGCTTGCCGATACGAAGGGCTATGCAAAAATGGATGAGGTGACATTAACACCTACAAGCTTAATTAAAGGGCAAAATACGTATTATGTAGCAGGAGGCTTTTTAACACATAAAACGTACAACCATATAAAACAAGCTTATCACGGGGATTATGTCGTTGGTGAAGCACCAGCCTTTATGAAACCTGGTACTAACTACTATAGCCAAGACGGAGTTAACTTCTATAGCGATGTGTTGTTAACGAAAAAAGTGGGTACACATTACCCGTATTTCCAATTTACTACGTTACGTCAACATTCAAACTATACAGCGGAAGAATTAGATTCGATCATTATGACAATGCTCGCAGAACGCCAAGCAACTGGATTAGCGCGCTATGCAAATGCAACGGTTGAATCTCGTTTAATTGGAATGGGACCATTATTAAAACAAGTCGAGGCTTCTCATAATGTCAATGCGCTCTTCATTTTAGCCGCTTCTATGCATGAGAGCGATTACGGAATTAGTGTCAATTCTTTAGAGAAAAACAATATTTTCGGCATTAAAGTGTATGATTCAGATACGACATTAGGTACTTCTTATCCAAGCCGTGATGATAGTGTGATGGCGTTTTTAAATCAATATGTCAATTTAAACTATGCACCACAATCAGGTAAGTTTGCAAAAGGCGCGGCTCCTGGTAATAAAACAGCAGGAATGAACGTTCACTATGCATCTGATCCGTTTTGGGGCAGTAAAATTGCTGGGCATATGTACCGCATGGACAGTCGTTTCGGTCAAAAAGATTTCAACCAAGTAAAACGTGCCTTCGTTGCAAATAATGGGGATTTAGTCAATGCGCGTGCAGAAGCGTCAGCAACTTCTACTAAAGTATTTACGTATCAGCCAAAAAATGTTGGCGAGACAGCCGTATTTGGATATCCTGTTGCCATTGTAGAGGAAATGACAGGCGATGATGGCTACGTATGGTACAAGCTTTTATCAGACGAAGTTCCACCATCACAATACGTTTGGGTTCGCTCAGATTTAGTGAAAGTAATTCCGAACAACTAA
- a CDS encoding TetR/AcrR family transcriptional regulator, with protein sequence MARGRKVNSNGERSKQLLLEKAVELFSTNGYHQTKISDIVKAADLTQPTFYLYFQSKESLYNDLNETFQQGLDQVFSTQPLLTMTNDTSTHTIQEHLKQIFDYFVKNPSLTKIGFYEAEQSSVLKERIVTNLVDVFDTDFQDYDVTQRVDKHVLAESLVGSVERLTLTNLLTNKSNPQQLAEEISHIYFSDARKLVR encoded by the coding sequence GTGGCAAGAGGACGCAAAGTTAACTCAAATGGAGAAAGAAGTAAACAATTATTATTGGAAAAGGCAGTTGAACTTTTTTCAACAAACGGATATCATCAAACGAAAATTAGTGATATTGTCAAGGCGGCCGATTTAACACAGCCGACATTTTATTTGTACTTTCAAAGTAAAGAGTCGCTATACAATGATCTAAATGAAACATTTCAACAAGGTCTAGACCAAGTTTTTTCAACTCAACCTTTACTTACGATGACAAATGACACCTCAACTCACACCATTCAAGAACACTTAAAACAAATTTTTGATTATTTCGTTAAGAATCCAAGTTTAACAAAAATAGGTTTCTATGAGGCCGAACAATCATCGGTGTTGAAGGAGCGAATTGTAACAAACTTAGTAGATGTTTTTGATACAGATTTCCAAGATTATGATGTTACGCAGCGAGTTGATAAGCATGTATTGGCGGAAAGTTTAGTCGGTTCAGTGGAGCGTTTAACACTTACGAATTTACTGACAAATAAATCAAACCCTCAACAGCTTGCAGAAGAAATTTCACATATTTATTTTTCAGACGCACGTAAATTAGTACGATAA